A window from Pseudopipra pipra isolate bDixPip1 chromosome 25, bDixPip1.hap1, whole genome shotgun sequence encodes these proteins:
- the LOC135402649 gene encoding bile acid receptor-like has product MKQCSWEQSMANTFVTVPDGYCLPEPIQYYDVLPEHINYQLPDPDFQSAPYCQYSAVPVPAPALQCQPPLSPYGTYGLDPPYSDGPCVGSSCELSKAPFAAPPVDDGGYQGLKRPRLPQPGRLRGQEELCVVCGDKASGYHYNALTCEGCKGFFRRSITKNAVYRCKNGGHCEMDMYMRRKCQECRLKKCKAVGMLAECLLTEVQCKSKRLRKNFKQKSSFLCNIKLEDEGLNSKHVSSTTRSGKIPEKMELTPGEHQLLDHIVAAHQKYTIPLEEAKKFLQESASAEESFLRLSETAVVHVQVLVDFTKRLPGFESLASEDQIALLKGSTVEAMFLLSAQIYNQRMSQCQPSTSESHARLSDHGTCCHVQSLDKNNIYSMEMSHNEESPTSTTTTGLTEEFITALFYFYRSMGELKVTETEYALLVATTVFFSDRPLLRDKRHVEELQEPLLWILYKHSKLQHPGDPQRFARLLGRLTELRSLRHAHAGALRARDPRLAAPLRDLWDLH; this is encoded by the exons ACGTTCTACCGGAGCACATCAACTACCAGCTGCCAGACCCGGATTTCCAGAGCGCCCCTTACTGCCAGTACTCAGCAGTGCCAGTTCCTGCCCCGGCACTGCAGTGCCAGCCCCCTCTGTCCCCGTATGGCACATACGGCCTGGACCCTCCCTACAGCGACGGGCCCTGCGTGGGCAGCAGCTGCGAGCTGAGCAAAGCCCCGTTCGCGGCTCCCCCCGTGGATGACGGGGGGTACCAGGGGTTAAAGAGGCCGAGGCTGCCCCAGCCGGGGAGGCtgagggggcaggaggagctgtgtgTCGTGTGTGGGGACAAGGCCTCCGGGTACCACTACAACGCCCTGACCTGCGAGGGCTGCAAAG GGTTCTTCCGCCGCAGCATAACCAAGAACGCGGTGTACCGGTGCAAGAACGGGGGGCACTGTGAGATGGACATGTACATGAGGAGGAAGTGCCAGGAGTGTCGCCTGAAGAAGTGCAAAGCTGTGGGGATGCTGGCAGAAT GTTTGCTGACTGAAGTCCAGTGCAAGTCAAAGCGACTCAGGAAGAATTTCAAGCAGAAGAGCAGTTTCCTTTGCAACATAAAGCTGGAAGATGAGGGACTGAATAGTAAGCATGTATCATCTACAACAAGATCTGGAAAA atccCAGAGAAGATGGAACTTACTCCAGGGGAACACCAGCTTCTCGACCACATTGTAGCAGCACACCAAAAATACACAATTCCCCTCGAGGAAGCCAAGAAGTTT CTGCAAGAAAGTGCAAGTGCTGAGGAGAGTTTTCTGCGGCTCTCTGAGACAGCCGTTGTCCACGTCCAAGTGCTGGTGGATTTCACAAAGAGACTTCCAG GATTTGAAAGTTTAGCCAGTGAGGACCAGATTGCACTGCTGAAAGGGTCAACAGTTGAGGCAATGTTCCTGCTGTCAGCCCAAATATACAACCAGAGAATGAGCCAGTGCCAACCATCAACAAGTGAGA GTCATGCAAGACTTTCTGATCATGGGACGTGTTGTCACGTTCAAAGCCTTGATAAAAACAACATTTATTCCATGGAAATGTCTCACAACGAAGAGAGTCCAACTTCCACTACTACCACAG GCTTAACGGAGGAGTTCATCACCGCCCTGTTCTACTTCTACAGAAGCATGGGGGAACTCAAAGTCACCGAGACCGAGTACGCCCTGCTCGTAGCAACCACCGTGTTCTTTTCAG ACCGCCCGCTCCTGAGGGACAAGCGCCatgtggaggagctgcaggagccgCTGCTGTGGATCCTGTACAAGCACTCGAAGCTGCAGCACCCGGGGGACCCGCAGCGCTTCGCGCGGCTCCTGGGGCGCCTCACGGAGCTGCGCTCGCTCCGCCACGCCCACGCGGGGGCGCTGCGCGCGCGGGACCCGCGCCTGGCCGCGCCCCTGCGCGACCTCTGGGACCTCCACTAG